Proteins from one Ipomoea triloba cultivar NCNSP0323 chromosome 1, ASM357664v1 genomic window:
- the LOC116013705 gene encoding transmembrane emp24 domain-containing protein p24delta5-like, whose translation VNIPYSTFLSIWFHLPETGSKCLSEKIYTDVIVLGNYYSFSPSRADPAPTIAVEVTSPLGNSLYHKENVTMGEFSFTTTEEGIYVACFRVDGHNSSGGLTASIDWKIRISTKDWESVARVEKIEGLELELKKLEETVKAIRRSTIGLMLRGYKMQKVSITTNARVARFSLMSMRVCIVVLALQVWQLKRFFLKKKLV comes from the exons gtgaatattccatattccactttcttga GCATTTGGTTTCATTTGCCGGAGACCGGCTCCAAGTGCCTGTCGGAGAAAATCTACACCGACGTAATCGTTTTGGGAAATTACTATTCTTTCTCGCCTTCACGCGCCGACCCCGCCCCCACCATCGCCGTCGAG GTTACATCACCGCTTGGAAACAGCCTATATCACAAGGAGAATGTGACAATGGGAGAATTTAGCTTCACAACTACTGAGGAAGGAATCTATGTTGCATGTTTTAGGGTTGATGGACATAATTCGAGTGGGGGTTTAACTGCTAGCATTGACTGGAAAATTAGGATTTCTACAAAGGATTGGGAATCAGTTGCAAGAGTTGAGAAAATAGAGG GTCTTGAGCTTGAGTTGAAAAAGCTTGAAGAAACAGTGAAAGCAATTCGTAGAAGTACAATTGGTCTTATGCTCAG AGGTTATAAGATGCAGAAAGTCAGCATAACAACAAATGCTAGGGTGGCAAGGTTCAGCTTGATGTCTATGAGAGTTTGCATCGTTGTTTTAGCTCTGCAAGTATGGCAGTTGAAACGATTTTTCCTAAAGAAAAAACTTGTTTAG